A window of the Anoplopoma fimbria isolate UVic2021 breed Golden Eagle Sablefish chromosome 17, Afim_UVic_2022, whole genome shotgun sequence genome harbors these coding sequences:
- the tusc2a gene encoding tumor suppressor 2, mitochondrial calcium regulator a has protein sequence MGGSGSKAKGVWPFSGSGAGGDSASDGNEQSVARLKGSRNATPFVFTRRSSLYYDEDGDLAHEFYEETVVTKNGRKKSKLKRIHKNLIPQGTVKLDHPCIHVDFPVVLCEV, from the exons ATGGGAGGAAGTGGATCCAAAGCCAAAGGTGTCTGGCCTTTCTCAGGCAGTGGAGCAGGAGGGGATTCAGCCAGTGATGGGAACGAGCAGTCTGTTGCCCGACTCAAAGGTTCCAGAAATGCCACACCGTTTGTTTTTACCAGGAGGAG TTCTTTGTACTATGACGAGGACGGCGACCTTGCTCATGAGTTCTACGAAGAGACGGTGGTGACAAAAAACGGCAGAAAAAAGTCCAAGTTGAAGAGGATTCATAAAAATCTGATTCCACAG gGAACTGTGAAGCTTGACCACCCCTGTATACATGTAGATTTCCCCGTCGTCCTCTGTGAGGTGTGA